From the genome of Candidatus Hydrogenedens sp., one region includes:
- the rpmC gene encoding 50S ribosomal protein L29, producing the protein MQPKDLREKTNEELMALLEEKKKELINFRLKLVTGVVDNVRAGRLARRDIARIKTILRERELAQEPKILKKTRKHK; encoded by the coding sequence ATGCAACCAAAAGATTTACGAGAAAAAACGAACGAAGAATTGATGGCACTTCTCGAAGAGAAAAAGAAGGAATTGATAAACTTCCGTCTGAAGCTGGTTACGGGAGTTGTAGATAACGTTCGGGCAGGTCGTCTTGCCCGTAGAGATATTGCACGCATAAAGACCATTTTGCGTGAGCGTGAATTAGCACAGGAACCTAAAATATTGAAAAAGACCCGTAAGCATAAATAA
- the rpsC gene encoding 30S ribosomal protein S3 has protein sequence MGQKVHPFGFRLGVIEKWSSVWYNERDYTSLFHEDLKIREYLKKRLFASGVARVDVERAGKRVKILVYTARPGLVIGQRGLELEKLKAEIEILCPGRIISLQIVEVKLPELNAQLVAENIALQIEKRASFRRAMKRAVENAIRAGAKGIRIRVAGRLNGAEIARAEQTHEGSVPLHTLRAWVDYGTATSFTTYGTIGVKVWIYLGDVPPKEYVSGVAGVETFRVSPAGRERGSGKRTPRSKQT, from the coding sequence GTGGGACAAAAAGTTCATCCATTTGGATTCCGTTTAGGAGTCATTGAAAAATGGTCTTCTGTATGGTATAACGAGAGAGACTACACGTCGTTATTCCATGAAGACCTTAAGATACGTGAATATCTTAAAAAGAGGCTGTTCGCCTCTGGTGTGGCACGAGTTGATGTAGAACGTGCAGGAAAACGAGTAAAGATTTTGGTGTATACCGCACGTCCGGGTTTAGTTATTGGTCAACGTGGACTGGAATTAGAAAAGCTAAAAGCGGAAATAGAAATATTATGTCCCGGACGAATTATAAGTTTACAGATAGTGGAAGTGAAACTTCCTGAATTGAATGCACAATTGGTTGCTGAGAATATAGCGCTTCAAATAGAGAAACGTGCGTCGTTCCGTCGTGCGATGAAGCGTGCCGTAGAAAATGCTATCCGTGCGGGAGCCAAAGGGATTCGTATCCGTGTTGCGGGTCGTTTGAACGGTGCGGAAATTGCACGTGCAGAACAAACCCATGAAGGAAGTGTCCCTCTGCATACGTTGAGGGCGTGGGTAGATTATGGCACAGCGACCAGTTTTACCACATATGGGACTATCGGTGTGAAAGTATGGATTTATTTAGGCGATGTCCCACCGAAAGAGTATGTTTCCGGTGTTGCAGGCGTTGAAACGTTCCGAGTTTCTCCTGCGGGTAGGGAACGTGGTTCTGGAAAAAGAACACCAAGAAGTAAACAAACCTAA
- the rplP gene encoding 50S ribosomal protein L16 has product MLSPRRTKYRKQQRGRRRGVSKGATEVNFGEYGLKALQTAWITARQIEAARIAITRHLKRGGKIFVRVFPDKPISKKPAETRMGKGKGAPEEWVAVVKRGRILFEVEGVDHELAEEAFRLAGHKLPIKTTIIKRS; this is encoded by the coding sequence ATGTTATCTCCAAGAAGGACAAAATATAGAAAACAGCAAAGAGGTCGCAGACGTGGAGTATCCAAAGGAGCGACAGAGGTTAATTTTGGCGAATATGGGTTAAAAGCATTACAAACAGCATGGATAACTGCTCGCCAAATTGAGGCGGCTCGTATTGCAATTACGAGACATCTAAAACGTGGCGGAAAGATTTTCGTTCGCGTATTTCCTGATAAACCCATTTCAAAGAAGCCAGCAGAAACACGAATGGGTAAAGGTAAAGGAGCACCGGAAGAATGGGTTGCGGTTGTGAAAAGAGGACGTATCCTGTTTGAGGTAGAAGGTGTAGACCATGAATTGGCTGAAGAAGCATTTCGATTGGCAGGACATAAATTGCCTATCAAAACCACTATTATAAAACGAAGTTAA
- the rpsQ gene encoding 30S ribosomal protein S17, with protein sequence MSSESKKIIGIKKELVGVVTSDAMNKTITVSVERLKFHPLYKKGIKRTKKYKAHDEENKAKVGDVVRIRECRPLSKTKRWRLVEIIQSAEVLKKKSIESDLAIDESELEAITTSEQTAEEQVSQ encoded by the coding sequence ATGAGTTCAGAAAGTAAAAAAATTATCGGCATAAAAAAAGAACTCGTTGGAGTTGTTACGAGTGATGCCATGAATAAGACGATAACTGTCAGCGTGGAACGTTTAAAGTTTCACCCCCTTTATAAGAAGGGTATAAAGCGAACCAAGAAATACAAAGCCCATGACGAAGAGAATAAAGCAAAGGTTGGCGATGTAGTTCGGATTCGGGAATGCCGTCCGTTAAGTAAAACAAAACGGTGGCGGTTAGTAGAAATTATTCAGTCTGCTGAGGTTCTAAAGAAAAAAAGTATTGAAAGTGATTTGGCAATAGATGAAAGTGAATTAGAGGCAATAACAACCTCAGAACAAACGGCAGAGGAGCAAGTGTCACAATGA